The following is a genomic window from Candidatus Binataceae bacterium.
GTCTGCTGGTAATCCTCTGGGGTGGCGGCCGCGGTCATATCGACCGGATTGCCGAACGCGGCCGCCGCGGGTAGCCGGGCTTTGAGTTTGGCGATGGTCGGCGGCGCCAACTCGGGCAGCGACAGGCCGTTGGCCTCGCAGGCGTCGGCCAGCAGGATCGCCGGACCGCCGGCGTTGGTCACCACCCCGACCCTGGCCCCGGCCGGCAGCGGCTGGGTGGAGAGCAGGGCGGCTACGTCGCAGAATTGCTCCAGGGTATCGCAGCGAACCACGCCGCATTGTTGAAAGAGCGCATCAATGGCGACGTCCAGGCTCGCCAGGGAGGCGGAATGGCTTAGCGCCGCCTGCCGGCCGGCGTGCGAGCGACCGGCTTTGACCGCCACAATCGGCTTGCGCGCGGCGGTGGCCGCGGCCAAGCGCGCGAATTTGTGCGGAGAGCCGAAACTCTCCAGGTACAGCAGAATCACCGCGGTGCGGGGGTCGTCGCTCCAATAGGCCAGCAGGTCGGTGCTCGACACGTCACCGGCGTTGCCCATGGAGACGAAACTAGAGAGGCCAAAGCCGCGCTTGCGAGCCTGGTCCAACAAGGCAATTCCCAAGGCCCCGCTTTGCGACAGCATGCCGATATTGCCCGCCGCCGGCGCAATGGGGGTAAAGGTGGCGTTGAGCCGGACGGCGGGATCGGTGTTGATGATTCCCATGCAGTTGGGCCCCACCAACCGCATCCCGGAGGTGCGCGCCAACTGCACTAGGCGCTGCTGACTCTCGCGCCCGGCGCCGGCAACTTCCGAAAAGCCCGAGCTGATCACCACTACCGCGTGGACCCCGGCGGCGGCGCACTCTCGCATCGCGGTTTCCACCTGCGCGGCCGGCAAACAGATGATGGCCACATCCACCGGCGCGCCGATGGCGCTGACGCTGGCATAGGCCGCGCGTCCCTGAACTTCGGCCGCTTTGGGATTGACCGGATAGATCGCCCCGGCAAAGCCGGCTTGAAGCATATTAGCCAGGATCGCGCCGCCCACTTTACTGGCGTCGCGCAAGGCGCCGACGATCGCCACCGACCTGGGTTTAAGTAGCCGCGCCATGCTCTGCGCGGCCGCCAGCCGCTCGCGGTACAGGCTGGCGGTAAGCCCGCGTTCGGTTTCGGCGGTGCTCAGGGAAACCCGGGCGATGCCGCTGTCGCTGCGCTGCGTGAGGGCAAAGCCGCTGCGGGCGAAAACCTCCAGCATCGCCCGGTTGGCGACCATCACCGAGGCGCTCAGGTGCTCGATTCCGTTGGCCCGCGCAATCCGCACCAGATGCTCCAGCAACAGCGTGCCAATCCCGCGCCCCTGATAGCGATCGTCCACGGCGAAGGCAACCTCGGCGCTGGCCGGCACGCCTCGCTCCTCGCCCTGCGCCATGTAGCGGGCCACTCCGATGATTCGCTCCACCCCGCTTGAATCGCGCAGCATCGCTACCAGGCCGAAGTTGCGCACGTAATCTAGCCGGGTGAAGCGATCCAGCTCAGCTTCGCTGAGCGAGCGCTTGGGACCAAAAAAGCGGAAGTAGGCGGACTGCTCGCTGAGCCGATGAAAATGGTCAAGCAGCCCCGCGCGGTCGTCGGCTCGAATGGCACGGATCAGGATCGAGCTACCGTCGGTCAGGATACCCTCGGCCGCATAATCGGCCAGTTCGATGTTATCGACTTGCGCCACAAGCTTTCACGCCGCTTACGAGCGATCCACCAGCTTGCCGATCATCTCGTCGGTCAGGCCATTCCTGGGAGCTAGCCATTGTCCATGACACGCACAGTCCCTATTTTCCCAGAAGTTGCATCGCATCGCGGATGGTGATGCAGGAAGCGGCGCCCCCGCCTTGATCATCGCGCGCATGACCAGGCCGTCGTGCTTGGCCGCGTGCGCAAGTCGCGATCGGTGATGATCCAAGCGCTACTCCTCAATCACCGGAATCACCGGCAAGAAGTGCAACACGCTTTCCTCCATCACCACTTCGCCACAGTTCTTAAGGTCAAGCTAGTTTCGTGCCATCGCTGCGCGACCAGTTTGGCTGCTGTAGGCTACCAGCCATGTTGCCAGCTTCATGAGGTCGATAATTGAGTGCGAGGGTTACCATCTGAAGCCGTTTAAGTGGGTTGGTTGGCATAGGTGATGCTCAAATAGTTGACTATCAGGGCGCGGGAGTTAGGGAGCCAAATCGGAATAAGGCGGCTGCAGCCAAAGCGGATTGGTTAATTCGGCACTGTATCCTTTGGATACAGCGCGACGAACTATATCGAGGCTGCCCACAATACCCCGGGCGGCTATCGCGCAACGGCGACAGGCGCCTCGCGGGTCGCACCCACAGGGGGCGCGGCTTGCTCCCGAGCCGTGTGCAAGAGCTTCGTCTGACCCTCGGCAAGCATCTTCGTGCCGATTATCTGCGCAATATCGATTGTCTGCGAAATGTCGAGCAGTACCGAGGAAGCTCGGGTCTTGATGGTTTCAAAGAGCTTTAAGCAATCGAAGTTCAATGTAATTGACTTTCCCACCATTGCTTAGCCTTCGCGATCGCGATGCGGATCGCTTTGCCTTCCTCATGTCCCTCTGCCAGCAGAGCGTTGGCTATTTCGATAGCCTTTAGCCGTACCTCGGGCTCCAAGTTGCGCATCGAGCGCGGATAGTAATTCTCGTCCCATGGCATCGGGTGCTTCTCCATCGTGTCAAAATATGAGTGAAATTCAGTCTCTTAAGTTTATTTGGGAAAGATGCGCGGCGCGAAGTTTTCATATGGTCGGCAGATCACTGTCGTGCTACAAGCACTATGGCGTCCTCCTTAGGCTAGCGAAAGGAGCGTTGCTAATGAACAAAAACTGGCTGCAAGGCGAGCTGCAACACCGAGGGGTTTCGCGCCGCGATTTCATGAAATTCTGCAGCGCGATGGCGGCGATTCTGGCGCTGCCCAAGTCGTCGGCCGCGGCGCTGGCGGCGGCCTTGGAAAGCGCGGCGCGGCCGGTGATGATCTGGTTGGAATTTCAGGACTGCGCCGGCAACACGGAATCCTTCCTGCGCGCCAGCCATCCCACGGTTGCCGAACTGGTGCTGGATTCGATTTCACTCAATTATCACGAGACGCTGATGGCGGCGGCGGGTTTCCAGGCTGAAGGGGCACTGGCCCAAACGGTGAAGGATTACGCCGGCAAGTACATCGTGCTGGTGGAAGGGTCGATTCCCACCGGCGCGGGCGGCGCCTACTGCACGATTGGCGGCAAGTCCGCGCTCCAGATCGCGCAGGAGGTGTGCGCCAATGCCGCGGCCACGATCGCGGTGGGCACCTGCGCGGCCTTTGGGGGGATTCCCGCCGCCCGCCCCAATCCGACCGGCGCGCTTTCGGTGGGCGACGCGGTCCCCGGGCTCAAGAATCTGATCAACATGTCGGCCTGTCCGATGAACGCGGAAAATATCACCGCGCTGATCGTGTACTACATGACGACCAAACACTGGCCGCCGCTGGATCGGTTTCGCCGGCCGCTGTTCGCCTACGGCACCTTGATCCATGACAACTGCGAGCGGCGCGCGCATTTCGATGCGGGCCAGTACGTGGAGTCCTGGGGCGACGAGGCCCATCGGCACGGCTACTGCCTGTACAAGATGGGCTGCAAGGGGCCGGCGACCTCGCAGAATTGCCCCGAGGTGCGATGGAACGAGGGTACCAATTGGCCGATCGGATGCGGCCATCCCTGTATCGGCTGCGCCGAGCCCAACTTCTGGGACACGATGACGCCCTTCTACCAGCGGCTGCCCAATGTCCCAGGATTCAACGTGGGCTCTTCGCTCGATCGGATCGGGCTGACCGCGGCCGGCGTGGTGGCGGCGGCCTCGGCAGCGCATGGCGTGGCTGAAATTGTTCGCCATCGCAAACCCGAGGGCTCGGATTCCGGCAATTCGGGAGCAAAATCGTGAGTCACATCGTCGTCGATCCGATTACCCGCATCGAGGGCCATCTGCGCATCGAAGCCGAGGTCGAAAACGGCGCGGTGAGCGATGCGTGGTCGTCTTCGACCATGTTTCGCGGGATCGAGATCATCCTGAAGGGAC
Proteins encoded in this region:
- a CDS encoding GNAT family N-acetyltransferase — encoded protein: MAQVDNIELADYAAEGILTDGSSILIRAIRADDRAGLLDHFHRLSEQSAYFRFFGPKRSLSEAELDRFTRLDYVRNFGLVAMLRDSSGVERIIGVARYMAQGEERGVPASAEVAFAVDDRYQGRGIGTLLLEHLVRIARANGIEHLSASVMVANRAMLEVFARSGFALTQRSDSGIARVSLSTAETERGLTASLYRERLAAAQSMARLLKPRSVAIVGALRDASKVGGAILANMLQAGFAGAIYPVNPKAAEVQGRAAYASVSAIGAPVDVAIICLPAAQVETAMRECAAAGVHAVVVISSGFSEVAGAGRESQQRLVQLARTSGMRLVGPNCMGIINTDPAVRLNATFTPIAPAAGNIGMLSQSGALGIALLDQARKRGFGLSSFVSMGNAGDVSSTDLLAYWSDDPRTAVILLYLESFGSPHKFARLAAATAARKPIVAVKAGRSHAGRQAALSHSASLASLDVAIDALFQQCGVVRCDTLEQFCDVAALLSTQPLPAGARVGVVTNAGGPAILLADACEANGLSLPELAPPTIAKLKARLPAAAAFGNPVDMTAAATPEDYQQTIAAVAADPAVDSVVTIYIPPLISDPAGIARGIAAGGTTVPAAKPVLAVFLSSAPVPPEIHQGGRGKLPCYGFPENAALALAAAHRYARWRARPSGRTLVAFDDPTKRALREAMEAMVGASQEPRWLRPEEAQSLLRTAGVTLAPWRRTSVENAPADAAELGFPLVAKIISPDVLHKSDVGGVVMGLESVGAVATAVAQMQGRMQQLGKRLEGILLQREIPEGIEALVGATDDPTFGKVLVCGLGGVAVEIIRDVAFRVLPITDIDADEMLATLRSRRLLDGFRGAPAGDREALKILLGRIAALVEELPEVVELDLNPVKVLPPGRGVVAIDVRIRVDSAARLRHVAQL
- a CDS encoding hydrogenase small subunit; this encodes MNKNWLQGELQHRGVSRRDFMKFCSAMAAILALPKSSAAALAAALESAARPVMIWLEFQDCAGNTESFLRASHPTVAELVLDSISLNYHETLMAAAGFQAEGALAQTVKDYAGKYIVLVEGSIPTGAGGAYCTIGGKSALQIAQEVCANAAATIAVGTCAAFGGIPAARPNPTGALSVGDAVPGLKNLINMSACPMNAENITALIVYYMTTKHWPPLDRFRRPLFAYGTLIHDNCERRAHFDAGQYVESWGDEAHRHGYCLYKMGCKGPATSQNCPEVRWNEGTNWPIGCGHPCIGCAEPNFWDTMTPFYQRLPNVPGFNVGSSLDRIGLTAAGVVAAASAAHGVAEIVRHRKPEGSDSGNSGAKS